The proteins below are encoded in one region of Geobacter sp.:
- a CDS encoding DGQHR domain-containing protein, translating to MGILADEFTGKLVKNKEVAKDLKIRATAFVAKTVDKRVLSDYEGTDWVQYKENKKTVALKKPKPHDVLFEDRVWTLLAKLGFTTLSKRDLRLPYTDDETIPGKQIDVFAADDETIIIVECKSAEEMKTKHFSKELNEYDKVISGGNKVLKKEFSKEHKIKYIFATNNINLSENDRKRLAELKMTHFNQDEIHYYEQLQARLGKSAKYQFLAKLFKGQNIPSLENKIPAVRGQMGGFYYYSFTIEPEKLLKISYILHSINVNDDDDGYQRLVSKKRLTEIEHFIDKGGYFPNSIILNINTNKEEPLYFDRVSCTHDSKISEPVILHLPKQYHSAFVIDGQHRLYGYSNTKYKKLTRFR from the coding sequence ATGGGCATCCTGGCCGACGAATTCACCGGCAAGCTGGTTAAAAACAAGGAAGTCGCAAAAGACTTAAAGATAAGAGCAACGGCATTTGTTGCCAAAACAGTTGATAAGCGGGTTCTCAGTGACTACGAAGGCACTGATTGGGTCCAATATAAAGAAAACAAGAAAACCGTAGCCCTGAAGAAACCAAAACCACATGATGTGCTATTTGAAGACAGAGTGTGGACGCTTCTTGCCAAGTTAGGCTTTACCACATTGAGTAAACGCGACTTACGGCTTCCCTATACAGATGATGAAACGATTCCTGGAAAACAAATAGACGTATTTGCTGCTGACGATGAAACCATAATTATCGTTGAATGCAAGAGTGCTGAAGAGATGAAAACCAAGCACTTTTCAAAAGAGCTGAACGAATACGATAAGGTCATTTCAGGTGGGAACAAAGTTCTTAAAAAGGAATTTTCCAAAGAACACAAAATCAAATACATATTTGCAACCAACAATATAAATCTGAGCGAAAATGACAGGAAACGACTTGCTGAACTAAAGATGACTCATTTCAATCAGGATGAGATTCACTACTATGAACAACTCCAGGCAAGATTAGGCAAGTCAGCTAAATATCAATTTCTGGCAAAATTATTTAAAGGTCAGAACATTCCCTCATTGGAAAACAAGATTCCAGCAGTGCGTGGGCAAATGGGAGGATTTTACTATTACTCTTTCACGATAGAGCCGGAAAAACTTCTGAAAATTTCTTACATATTGCACAGCATAAACGTAAATGACGATGATGACGGCTACCAGCGCCTTGTCAGCAAGAAGAGATTAACCGAAATAGAGCATTTTATTGATAAAGGTGGCTATTTCCCAAACTCGATAATTCTTAATATCAATACTAATAAGGAAGAACCGCTGTACTTCGACCGTGTTTCATGCACCCATGACAGCAAAATCAGTGAACCGGTAATACTGCATTTACCAAAGCAGTATCACTCTGCTTTCGTTATTGACGGACAACATCGTTTGTATGGATATTCAAACACCAAATACAAGAAACTAACTCGATTCCGGTAG
- the tatA gene encoding twin-arginine translocase TatA/TatE family subunit, with product MFGIGMPELIVILVIALIVIGPQKLPDLARSLGKGLAEFKRASEDLRNSIHEEEVKATDEKEKLASEVAAQEAAAKQAEAAYAKNDGEQKQAEPEKAKV from the coding sequence ATGTTTGGCATTGGCATGCCCGAACTGATCGTCATTCTCGTAATCGCCCTGATCGTCATCGGGCCGCAAAAGCTTCCCGACCTGGCGCGTTCCCTGGGGAAAGGCCTGGCCGAATTCAAACGGGCCTCCGAGGACCTCCGCAACAGCATCCACGAAGAAGAGGTAAAGGCCACCGACGAAAAAGAGAAACTGGCCAGCGAGGTAGCCGCCCAAGAAGCCGCTGCCAAACAGGCAGAAGCGGCCTATGCAAAAAACGACGGAGAGCAGAAGCAGGCAGAACCGGAGAAAGCCAAGGTCTGA